The Nitrospira sp. sequence CCGGAAGGTTTTTGCGTATCCCTCTTGAAGCAAGTAGCACGGCTTCTGCCATCCAAAGACATTATAGGTCGGATTGCCCCAGGGAGTGCATTGATACTCACGCCGTCCCATGAGGAAATCTAAAAACAGCGGAGATTGATTGAACTGCCAACCAGCTTTGGGGCGAGCAAGGATCTTGGAGAAGAGTTCCTGGGTTCGCGACCGCTTCAAGAAATGCTGCTGATCCGGGGCCTTTTGATAACTGTAGCCGGGGGAGATCGTCATACCCTCGACACCGAGGGCCATCATTTCATCGAAAAACTTCCTGACTCGCTCAGGATTCGCGTCGTCGAATAGCGTGGTATTCGTCGTCACTCGATGGCCGCGCTTGACCGCCGCCTTGATGGCCTTGACCGCGACATCATACACGCCATCCCGACACACCGCCAAATCGTGCTCATCTTTGAGCCCATCCATATGGACACTGAACGTCAGAAACTGAGACGGCTCATACTCATCCAACTTCCGTTCGAGCAAGATCGCATTCGTGCAGAGATAGATGTACTTTTTTCGATCGACCAAGCCTCGGATGATCTTCGCCATTTCCGGGTGAATGAGCGGTTCCCCTCCGGGAATACTCACCATGGGGGCCCCGCATTCTTCGGCTGCTGCCCAGCATTGCTCGGGCGTCAACCGCTTATCGAGGACATGATCGGGGTACTGAATTTTCCCGCAGCCGGCGCACGCCAGGTTGCAGCGAAACAACGGCTCCAACATCAACACCAAGGGGTATCGCTTCACCCCCTTCATCTTCTGGGTGAGCACATACTTCGACACGGCAAACATCTGGGAAACCGGAACGGCCATTCCGCTCTCCTTACGTAATGTGGCTTTTGGTTCTCTGCTCTATGCGACCAGCCGCCTTAGGCAGCTTATGTGGAGGCACTAGAATAGGGGGGATTGTACCATCCCGTATTGATGCCGTCAATTTGTCTCTCTCGGGCCTGTCCATATCCAGTCCAACACTAACACGTCCGAGGGTATCGGCAAGGCATCGGCTTACTGAAGCAATGACAAGACGCTGGAGCGGTCTATCCGCTCGCATCAATCACGATAAAACAATGAAGAGCGAGCGGCACACTCGAAGTGCATAGCCGGATATTGGAGGATTTTATCCGCGCGCACCAGTCACGATAAAACGCTAAATAGCGCGCGGGTCAACCGCAGGTTGGTATGGAGGCGCCGAGCGGGTTCGAACCGCTGCATCGCAGTTTTGCAGACTGCTCCCTTACCACTTGGGTACGGCGCCCCGGGGGCGCATTATAGTCGCTTCCTTTTCTGGAACACAACACAAGACCAAGCTACCTCGCATGGTGAATCGGCTTCAGTGTGTTGGAGGTTCTCCTGGGTAGACAGATTATGCCTCAGTGACCATACGCGAAGGGCCGGAATGCATTTTTTCCGGCTGCGGGTTCGGATGGCTCCACTCTCCTCTACTGCTGAGCAGCAATCCATACAAGATCAGCATCGCGATACCGAGATGATGATAGCTTTTCAAGGCCTCCCATCTTGCCGAACCCACGACTTCATAGTTCAGCACCATTGTCAGCACAACATAGACCCCCAACATGACATATCCGGTAGAGCTCAACCCGCCGCTCATTCTCATGGCGGCGGCGACGACGACACAGGCAGCCGGTATCATCCAGACGAGATGCTGATCCCACGTAATGGGGGAGAAGAACAACGCCAACATCAAGGTTCCCGCGCAATCCCTCGCCCAGGCGGGATCTCCAGGCTCCTGAAACACCCGCTTGCTGGACCATGCGAACAGGCCAAGCAGGCTCAGCGCGGCCACTCCGACGATCGCGTTGGCAACCGGTGACGAGAGATCCAGTACCGGCTGGTAACCCCGGTCCACTTGTCGAAGCCGATGGGTGGGCGGATAGGTCACCAGGTATCGAAGCATGGTATGCCGGAGCGAGAGATTGGCCTTTTGCAATTCGTTTTCTTGCCGGCCCTCCGCCTGCCGATCGAGCACAGACAGGGCGGCATTCCTCGTCCATTCTGTGTGATGGTCCCACCAGCTCGTGGGTCCCATATACAGAACGGGCAGCACGACCCAGGCAAGCGTGGCCACCATGGTGTACCAGGCAACTCGCCACTGCCGCTTCCAAAAAAACAACAGCACGAAGAGCGCGGGGGTGATTTTGAGTACGATACCCAGCCCGATCAAGACCGCACCCAGCCGTTCTTTCCCCACCCATATCGCATAGATCCCCCCTGTGAGAATGCCCAACAGGATGAGATGGGGGCCGCCATCGTCGAGATCATTCAAAATAAACTGCAAGGTCAATGCTCCCGCACCGACACCAACCAGCAGCCGGCCCCACCCTCTCGAGTCCGATGAACCGCATATCATGCGGTAAAACAGCATGACCGTGAGGACTAAGCATCCGGCAGCGACGGCGTACCGCAGGGCCAGGCTCGGGTTTCTGTCTAGGATGAGCAAGGGAGCGAAATAGATGCCGGTAGTCGGCAGATACATGTAGCAGTAGTCATTGGCGTAGAGATACTCTCCGGAAAGTAACCGCCTTCCAATCTCTCGATGGATATCGATGTCCCGGAAGTGGAACGACCGTCCGAAGGAGATGATGTAGCCGTGCACTATCGCTGCAATGATGAGCCCGATCTTCACCAATCGCGCAAACAGAGCCGACCTGACAAATTCGTTGATCCGGTGGATGAGAGGCTTTGATTCCATTGTGTGACGGCACTGATACATGACCCGCCGGAGCGCGTCAATCGTTTCTTTGGTGAGATGGGCTAGAAGTTGCTCGGGTAGCGGGAGACTCTCGGACTAAAACAGTGCCCCTACCGACGAGGCAGTACGGGAATTTCTTTTCCAAGCGTCGAGGGGAGATCCGACTGGGGCATGAGTGATTCCCATCCGTTCGAAGGGATAGAAGCGACGGCTTCGCCGCTTCCCTCGGCTTCTTTTTCTTTGGCAAGCAGTTCCACTTCCTGAATCAGCGTATCCATCAATTCTTCCATGGGGACCTTACGGACGAGCTTACCCCGCTTGAACAAAATCCCTTTCCCCTCGCCGCCGGCGATCCCGATGTCGGCCTCTTTCCCTTCTCCGATCCCATTTACGACACATCCG is a genomic window containing:
- the hpnH gene encoding adenosyl-hopene transferase HpnH; the protein is MAVPVSQMFAVSKYVLTQKMKGVKRYPLVLMLEPLFRCNLACAGCGKIQYPDHVLDKRLTPEQCWAAAEECGAPMVSIPGGEPLIHPEMAKIIRGLVDRKKYIYLCTNAILLERKLDEYEPSQFLTFSVHMDGLKDEHDLAVCRDGVYDVAVKAIKAAVKRGHRVTTNTTLFDDANPERVRKFFDEMMALGVEGMTISPGYSYQKAPDQQHFLKRSRTQELFSKILARPKAGWQFNQSPLFLDFLMGRREYQCTPWGNPTYNVFGWQKPCYLLQEGYAKTFRELMESTEWDRYGTGRNEKCADCMVHCGYEASAVEDTFSTVSGFSRTAKLTLMPTSR
- a CDS encoding DUF2029 domain-containing protein; the encoded protein is MESKPLIHRINEFVRSALFARLVKIGLIIAAIVHGYIISFGRSFHFRDIDIHREIGRRLLSGEYLYANDYCYMYLPTTGIYFAPLLILDRNPSLALRYAVAAGCLVLTVMLFYRMICGSSDSRGWGRLLVGVGAGALTLQFILNDLDDGGPHLILLGILTGGIYAIWVGKERLGAVLIGLGIVLKITPALFVLLFFWKRQWRVAWYTMVATLAWVVLPVLYMGPTSWWDHHTEWTRNAALSVLDRQAEGRQENELQKANLSLRHTMLRYLVTYPPTHRLRQVDRGYQPVLDLSSPVANAIVGVAALSLLGLFAWSSKRVFQEPGDPAWARDCAGTLMLALFFSPITWDQHLVWMIPAACVVVAAAMRMSGGLSSTGYVMLGVYVVLTMVLNYEVVGSARWEALKSYHHLGIAMLILYGLLLSSRGEWSHPNPQPEKMHSGPSRMVTEA